A genomic stretch from Kribbella amoyensis includes:
- a CDS encoding LysR family transcriptional regulator, with protein sequence MAYDPDQLRTFLAVAQSLSFTQAAERLGIRQPTVSQHIRKLEAAVGRPLFVRDTRTVTLTADGEAMAGFARTILAAHEEAVGYFTGSELRGRLRFGVTDDLALTPLPRILRDFRQLYPRIDLELTVAQSPNLLRRVESGHLDLAYVKHPSGGGYEPNGRLVRRDPLVWAGINGTRIAPDGPVPLVAYQAPSLSRSLGVQTLEQAGRSCRITCIVRGVNGVLAAVRAGLGIAIFARSLLPADLEEPPPSAGLPELPSIDLVLITNPRAAKEPAEALTAAILGSNAPLKPASN encoded by the coding sequence GTGGCCTACGATCCGGACCAGCTGCGCACGTTTCTCGCGGTGGCGCAGTCCCTCAGCTTCACCCAGGCGGCCGAACGACTGGGCATCCGGCAGCCGACCGTCAGTCAACACATCCGCAAACTCGAGGCGGCGGTCGGGCGGCCGTTGTTCGTCCGCGACACCCGGACCGTGACGCTGACCGCGGACGGCGAGGCGATGGCCGGGTTCGCCCGGACCATCCTGGCCGCGCACGAGGAGGCGGTCGGCTACTTCACCGGCTCGGAGTTGCGCGGCCGGCTGCGGTTCGGGGTGACCGACGACCTGGCGCTCACCCCGCTGCCCCGGATCCTGCGCGACTTCCGCCAGCTCTACCCGCGGATCGACCTCGAGCTGACCGTGGCCCAGAGCCCCAACCTGCTCCGCCGGGTGGAGTCGGGTCACCTCGACCTGGCGTACGTGAAGCACCCCAGCGGCGGCGGGTACGAGCCGAACGGCCGGCTGGTCCGGCGCGACCCGCTGGTCTGGGCGGGGATCAACGGCACCCGGATCGCGCCCGACGGCCCGGTCCCGCTGGTCGCGTACCAGGCCCCGAGCCTGAGCCGTTCGCTCGGTGTCCAGACTTTGGAACAGGCGGGCCGTTCGTGCCGGATCACCTGCATCGTCCGCGGCGTCAACGGGGTGCTCGCCGCGGTCCGGGCCGGCCTCGGCATCGCGATCTTCGCCCGCTCCCTGCTGCCGGCCGACCTGGAGGAGCCACCGCCGAGCGCCGGTCTGCCCGAGCTGCCGTCCATCGACCTGGTCCTGATCACCAACCCCCGGGCCGCGAAGGAACCGGCCGAAGCCCTCACCGCCGCGATCCTCGGCAGCAACGCCCCGCTCAAACCCGCCAGCAACTAG
- a CDS encoding UbiA family prenyltransferase — translation MSNDVGRTVKGLALACHPGPTVAVTALVTAVAWSAGRSPAGCLLVAATILTGHLSIGWSNDAIDAARDTIVNRRDKPVVRGLVSRRTLWIGAYVMLVVTIPVSLANGIAAGLVHLLFVACAWAYNLGLKSTAFSWAPYAVAFGGLPSFVTLGTTRTWAPWWATVATALLGVGAHLANVVPDLDDDLATGVRGWPQRLGSAARLLAPLPLAVATALLVLAPPGPPGVVGWLALAVNAALLLVILFWPKAPFLLTIAVAAVSVITLIARGDSLVP, via the coding sequence GTGAGCAACGATGTCGGCCGTACCGTCAAAGGTCTGGCCCTGGCCTGCCACCCGGGCCCGACCGTCGCCGTGACCGCCCTCGTCACCGCGGTCGCCTGGTCGGCGGGCCGCAGCCCGGCGGGGTGTCTCCTCGTCGCCGCAACGATCCTCACCGGCCACCTCTCGATCGGCTGGAGCAATGACGCGATTGATGCTGCCCGCGACACCATTGTGAACCGCCGTGACAAGCCGGTGGTGCGTGGCTTGGTGAGTCGGCGGACGCTGTGGATCGGTGCGTACGTGATGCTCGTGGTCACCATCCCCGTCTCGCTGGCGAACGGGATCGCCGCCGGCCTCGTCCATCTGCTCTTCGTCGCCTGCGCCTGGGCGTACAACCTGGGCCTCAAATCCACCGCGTTCTCGTGGGCCCCGTACGCCGTCGCGTTCGGCGGGCTGCCGTCGTTCGTCACACTCGGCACGACCCGGACCTGGGCGCCGTGGTGGGCCACCGTCGCCACGGCCCTGCTCGGAGTCGGTGCCCACCTGGCAAACGTGGTGCCCGATCTCGACGACGACCTGGCCACCGGAGTCCGGGGCTGGCCGCAACGACTCGGCTCCGCGGCCCGCCTGCTCGCACCTCTCCCCCTGGCCGTCGCCACAGCCCTGCTCGTCCTCGCCCCGCCAGGACCACCGGGTGTCGTCGGCTGGCTCGCCCTCGCGGTCAACGCGGCCCTGCTCCTGGTGATCCTGTTCTGGCCGAAGGCCCCCTTCCTCCTCACTATCGCCGTCGCCGCGGTCAGCGTCATCACCCTGATCGCCCGCGGCGACAGCTTGGTGCCCTAG
- a CDS encoding type III polyketide synthase: MTRIAAVHAALPPYRYEQAELTDAFAAICLPDGKGHALLRRLHENAGVSYRHLALPLERYGVLKDFGEANDEWIATAVELGAEAVGGALAAAGLGVEDVDLLMFTTVTGVAAPSIDARVAVRLGLREDVKRLPLFGLGCVGGAAGIARVHDYLTAWPGHVAVLLSVELCSLTLQRDDSSLPNLVGGALFGDGAAAVVMTGSEVSGSTEGPTVLATRSRLYPDSERVMGWDVGSGGFRIVLGADVPDVVRRYLGDDVTAFLAEYGLTVPEIGTWVSHPGGPKVLEAVSDTLRLRPGALDMTWKSLDAVGNLSSSSVLHVLGDTLRLDPSGTGLLLAMGPGFCSELVLLEW; encoded by the coding sequence ATGACGAGGATCGCAGCGGTCCACGCAGCGTTGCCGCCGTACCGGTACGAGCAGGCCGAGCTGACGGACGCGTTCGCCGCGATCTGCCTGCCCGACGGCAAGGGCCACGCGCTGTTGCGCCGCCTGCACGAGAACGCGGGCGTCTCGTACCGGCATCTGGCCCTGCCGCTCGAGCGGTACGGCGTGCTGAAGGACTTCGGCGAGGCGAACGACGAGTGGATCGCGACCGCGGTGGAGCTCGGCGCCGAGGCGGTCGGCGGTGCGTTGGCGGCGGCCGGGCTGGGCGTCGAGGACGTCGACCTGCTGATGTTCACCACGGTGACCGGCGTGGCCGCGCCGTCGATCGACGCGCGGGTCGCGGTCCGGCTCGGACTGCGCGAGGACGTGAAACGGCTGCCCTTGTTCGGACTCGGCTGCGTCGGTGGAGCGGCCGGGATCGCGCGCGTGCACGACTACCTGACGGCGTGGCCCGGGCACGTTGCCGTGCTGTTGTCGGTGGAGCTGTGCTCGCTCACGTTGCAACGGGACGACTCGTCGTTGCCGAACCTGGTCGGCGGCGCGCTCTTCGGCGACGGGGCCGCGGCAGTCGTGATGACCGGGTCCGAGGTGTCCGGGTCGACCGAGGGGCCGACCGTCCTGGCCACCCGCAGCCGGTTGTACCCGGACTCGGAGCGGGTGATGGGCTGGGACGTCGGGTCCGGCGGGTTCCGGATCGTGCTCGGCGCGGACGTGCCCGACGTGGTCCGGCGCTATCTCGGCGACGACGTGACCGCGTTCCTGGCGGAGTACGGGCTGACCGTGCCCGAGATCGGGACCTGGGTGAGTCACCCGGGCGGGCCGAAGGTGCTGGAGGCCGTGTCGGACACGCTCCGCCTGCGACCGGGGGCGCTGGACATGACATGGAAGTCGCTCGACGCCGTGGGCAACCTGTCCTCGTCGTCGGTGCTGCACGTGCTCGGTGACACCCTGCGGCTGGATCCTTCGGGGACGGGGTTGCTGCTGGCGATGGGCCCCGGCTTCTGTTCCGAGCTCGTCCTGCTGGAGTGGTGA
- a CDS encoding isoprenylcysteine carboxyl methyltransferase family protein, with product MDPSLWWYVVLVLLVGLERVAELVVSLRNAKWSFAQGGVESGQGHYPFMVVLHTGLLVGCLVEAIGADRPFIPWLGWPMLVLVFLAQGLRWWCITVLGKQWNTRVIVVPGLHLVAAGPYQWMRHPNYVAVVLEGIALPLVHTAWITALVFTVLNIPLLAVRIRTEEAALTSALTK from the coding sequence ATGGATCCGTCGTTGTGGTGGTACGTCGTCCTGGTCCTGCTGGTCGGCCTCGAACGGGTCGCCGAGTTGGTGGTGTCACTGCGGAACGCGAAGTGGAGTTTCGCGCAGGGCGGTGTGGAGTCGGGGCAGGGCCACTACCCGTTCATGGTGGTGCTGCACACCGGACTGCTGGTCGGTTGCCTGGTCGAGGCGATCGGCGCGGACCGGCCGTTCATCCCGTGGCTCGGCTGGCCGATGCTGGTGCTGGTATTCCTGGCCCAGGGGCTGCGGTGGTGGTGCATCACCGTGCTGGGCAAGCAGTGGAACACCCGGGTGATCGTCGTCCCCGGCCTCCATCTGGTTGCTGCAGGCCCTTATCAGTGGATGCGGCACCCGAACTACGTGGCCGTGGTGCTGGAGGGGATCGCGCTGCCGCTGGTCCACACCGCGTGGATCACCGCGCTGGTCTTCACGGTGCTGAACATCCCGCTGCTCGCGGTCCGGATCCGGACCGAGGAGGCGGCGCTGACCTCGGCGTTGACGAAATGA
- a CDS encoding NAD(P)/FAD-dependent oxidoreductase, whose amino-acid sequence MIDLLVAGGGPAGAATAIRAALAGLSVVVIEPRETPIDKACGEGIARSAVEYLGRLGVELEGRPFRGIRYLDDRSCVDARFHAGPGLGVRRTVLHQALHDRLKALGVPVVRDRVSRVTQDAESVSAAGHTARYLAAADGLHSPIRRQLGLLGAPEGSRRRGLRQHFAIAPWTDLVEVYWSALGEAYVTPVADDVVGVAVLTSARGSFKSHLRAFPRLQRRLAEATPASAVMGAGPLRQVVRRRVAGRVMLVGDAAGYVDALTGEGIAVALRTSAELVRCVERDDAAEYEAAWRRVSWECRLLTASLLWARNRSLLAPRIVPAAVRLPRVYGAIVNRLA is encoded by the coding sequence ATGATCGACCTCCTCGTCGCGGGTGGCGGTCCGGCCGGGGCCGCGACGGCGATCCGCGCCGCGTTGGCGGGGCTGTCCGTGGTGGTGATCGAGCCGCGGGAGACGCCGATCGACAAGGCGTGCGGCGAGGGGATCGCGCGCAGCGCCGTCGAGTACCTCGGGCGGCTGGGGGTGGAGTTGGAGGGCCGGCCGTTCCGCGGGATCCGGTACCTCGACGACCGGTCCTGCGTGGACGCGCGGTTCCACGCCGGCCCCGGCCTCGGCGTACGGCGGACCGTCTTGCATCAGGCACTCCACGATCGGTTGAAGGCGCTCGGCGTCCCCGTTGTACGGGATCGGGTCAGCAGGGTGACGCAGGACGCGGAGTCGGTGAGCGCGGCGGGTCACACGGCTCGGTACCTGGCGGCCGCGGACGGGCTGCATTCGCCGATCCGGCGGCAGCTCGGTCTGCTCGGTGCCCCGGAGGGTTCGAGGCGACGGGGATTACGGCAGCACTTCGCGATCGCGCCGTGGACCGATCTGGTCGAGGTGTACTGGTCCGCGCTGGGCGAGGCGTACGTGACCCCGGTGGCCGATGACGTGGTCGGGGTCGCCGTGCTCACTTCCGCGCGTGGTTCGTTCAAGTCGCATCTGCGGGCTTTCCCGCGGTTGCAGCGGCGACTCGCGGAGGCGACCCCGGCGTCGGCGGTGATGGGGGCCGGACCGTTGCGCCAGGTGGTACGGCGTCGCGTGGCGGGCCGGGTGATGCTCGTCGGCGACGCGGCCGGGTACGTGGACGCGCTGACCGGAGAAGGGATCGCGGTCGCGCTGCGCACGTCGGCCGAGCTGGTCCGCTGCGTGGAACGCGACGACGCCGCCGAGTACGAAGCGGCGTGGCGGCGGGTGTCGTGGGAGTGCCGGCTGCTGACGGCTTCGTTGCTGTGGGCCCGTAACAGGTCGTTGCTCGCGCCAAGGATCGTGCCGGCGGCGGTGCGGCTGCCGCGGGTCTACGGGGCGATCGTGAACCGGCTGGCCTGA
- a CDS encoding PucR family transcriptional regulator, whose translation MITAPDLVVAVGPALFEVVVTGRGDGEVRDVFLADPQEPATGQPGDLVLGLGLRNAEEAVELLERCAATNASSVVLRTGLAQDPEVVATAERWLLTLIALQPSVTWAHVVWLLRGVLDRAAAPNSPAAGDAGVHQELFALADAAAAIVDAPVTIEDNQSRVLAYSSQHNISDTDPARVSTIVGRRVPPEVISHYRARGVFRRLARSSEPFFVPPGPNVRPRLVVPVRAGGEWLGSIWAMVGGPVTDEVTAELSNAASVLALHLLRLRAQADVARRSAIDRLRTVLRQFSPDAPMDVRLPQPPWRVVALATPDGYDEPQQLDLWESNGRRHGWSEPLLADLDGTVLAVVSDDTDGPGSWRWLRKLAIDLAKDSPGTAAAAGGLARYPADLPSSRAEAVELLGLVRRGVAEGPALRVEQAWHLLTVHRAVTSLDTTKLDGPLATLLRHDIAHDTGFVETLQAWLNYPGQPQQAAKELHLHTNTLRHRMKRIGEIADLDLSDPRERLALQLQIAAVRTEH comes from the coding sequence ATGATCACCGCACCAGACCTGGTCGTCGCAGTCGGCCCGGCCCTGTTCGAGGTCGTCGTGACCGGCCGCGGCGACGGCGAGGTCCGGGACGTGTTCCTCGCCGATCCGCAGGAGCCCGCCACCGGCCAGCCCGGCGACCTGGTCCTCGGACTCGGCCTGCGCAACGCGGAGGAGGCCGTCGAACTGCTCGAGCGGTGCGCCGCGACCAACGCGTCCAGCGTCGTCCTGCGGACCGGGCTGGCCCAGGATCCCGAGGTGGTGGCGACCGCGGAGCGATGGCTGCTCACCCTGATCGCGTTGCAGCCGAGCGTCACCTGGGCGCACGTGGTGTGGCTGCTGCGCGGTGTCCTCGACCGGGCCGCGGCACCGAACTCCCCGGCCGCCGGTGACGCCGGGGTGCACCAGGAGCTGTTCGCGCTCGCCGACGCCGCCGCGGCGATCGTGGACGCCCCGGTGACGATCGAGGACAACCAGTCCCGCGTCCTGGCGTACTCGTCCCAGCACAACATCTCCGACACCGACCCGGCCCGGGTCTCCACGATCGTCGGCCGCCGGGTACCGCCCGAGGTGATCTCGCACTACCGCGCTCGCGGGGTGTTCCGCCGGCTCGCGCGATCGAGCGAGCCCTTCTTCGTACCGCCCGGTCCCAACGTGCGTCCCCGGCTCGTCGTCCCGGTCCGGGCGGGCGGTGAGTGGCTCGGGTCGATCTGGGCGATGGTGGGTGGCCCGGTGACCGACGAGGTGACCGCGGAGCTCAGCAACGCGGCCTCCGTACTCGCCCTGCATCTCCTGCGGCTCCGTGCTCAGGCGGATGTGGCCAGGCGCAGCGCGATCGACCGTCTGCGGACCGTACTCCGTCAGTTCTCCCCCGACGCGCCCATGGACGTACGGCTCCCGCAGCCGCCGTGGCGCGTCGTCGCCCTGGCCACCCCGGACGGGTACGACGAACCGCAGCAGCTGGACCTGTGGGAGTCGAACGGCCGCCGTCACGGCTGGAGCGAACCGTTGCTCGCCGACCTCGACGGCACCGTCCTCGCCGTGGTCTCCGACGACACGGACGGCCCTGGTTCGTGGCGGTGGCTCCGCAAGCTGGCGATCGACCTCGCCAAGGACTCCCCCGGTACCGCGGCAGCCGCCGGCGGACTCGCGAGGTACCCGGCCGACCTCCCGAGTTCCCGGGCCGAGGCCGTCGAACTGCTCGGTCTGGTACGCCGTGGTGTCGCCGAGGGGCCGGCGCTCCGGGTCGAGCAGGCGTGGCACCTCCTCACCGTGCACCGCGCGGTCACGTCGTTGGACACGACCAAGCTGGACGGGCCACTGGCGACGTTGCTGCGGCACGACATCGCGCACGACACCGGGTTCGTGGAGACGTTGCAGGCGTGGCTCAACTACCCGGGTCAGCCGCAGCAGGCCGCCAAGGAGCTGCACCTGCACACGAACACCTTGCGGCACCGGATGAAACGGATCGGTGAGATCGCGGACCTCGACCTGTCGGACCCGCGGGAGCGGCTCGCGCTGCAGCTCCAGATCGCGGCGGTCCGCACCGAACACTGA
- a CDS encoding NAD(P)/FAD-dependent oxidoreductase, with protein sequence MVAAQGTHIVPDKVAVVGAGMVGLATAWFLQERGIEVTVLDRDGVAAGASWGNAGWLTPGLATPLPEPAVLKYGVRAVLSPSSPVYVPPTANPRLLSFLTRFARNSTARRWQSAMGALVPINRQALHAFDFLAKAGVEAQTYEAKSFLAAYRTEAERAVLLEEIEQIHAAGQGIEFEAITGDDAREIEPSLSDEIGAAIRLHGQRFINPGEYVQLLADSVVARGGQIRTGVAVHDVVDEIRGVRVVTADGESEPYDAVVMATGAWLGDLARQYGVKTVVQAGRGYSFSVPIAHVPAGPVYFPAQRVACTPLGDRLRVAGMMEFRKPEAKLDPRRIDAIVEAARPLLRDADLDARTFEWVGPRPCTPDGLPLIGATSSPRVYAAGGHGMWGITLGPITGQLLAETITTGRAPAELAPFNPLR encoded by the coding sequence ATGGTCGCAGCACAGGGCACCCACATCGTCCCCGACAAGGTCGCCGTCGTCGGCGCCGGCATGGTCGGCCTCGCCACCGCCTGGTTCCTCCAGGAACGCGGTATCGAGGTGACCGTTCTCGACCGCGACGGTGTCGCGGCCGGGGCGTCGTGGGGCAACGCGGGCTGGCTCACCCCGGGCCTGGCCACCCCGCTGCCGGAGCCGGCCGTGCTCAAGTACGGCGTCCGCGCGGTCCTCAGCCCGTCCTCGCCGGTGTACGTCCCGCCGACCGCGAACCCGCGGTTGCTCTCGTTCTTGACCCGGTTCGCCCGCAACAGCACCGCCCGCCGCTGGCAGAGTGCGATGGGCGCGCTGGTTCCGATCAACCGGCAGGCGCTGCACGCGTTCGACTTCCTGGCCAAGGCCGGCGTCGAGGCGCAGACGTACGAGGCCAAGTCGTTCCTCGCCGCGTACCGGACCGAGGCCGAGCGGGCCGTGCTGCTGGAGGAGATCGAGCAGATCCACGCGGCCGGCCAGGGCATCGAGTTCGAGGCGATCACCGGCGACGACGCCCGCGAGATCGAGCCGTCGCTGTCCGACGAGATCGGCGCCGCGATCCGGCTGCACGGCCAGCGCTTCATCAACCCCGGCGAGTACGTCCAGCTGCTGGCCGACTCGGTCGTGGCCCGCGGTGGCCAGATCCGGACCGGGGTGGCCGTCCACGACGTCGTCGACGAGATCCGCGGGGTCCGCGTGGTCACCGCCGACGGCGAGAGCGAGCCGTACGACGCGGTCGTGATGGCCACCGGCGCCTGGCTCGGCGACCTGGCCCGGCAGTACGGCGTGAAGACCGTGGTCCAGGCGGGCCGCGGGTACTCCTTCAGCGTCCCGATCGCGCACGTCCCGGCCGGCCCGGTGTACTTCCCGGCCCAGCGGGTCGCCTGCACGCCGCTCGGCGACCGGCTCCGCGTCGCGGGAATGATGGAGTTCCGCAAGCCCGAGGCCAAGCTGGACCCGCGCCGGATCGACGCCATCGTCGAGGCCGCCCGTCCGCTCCTGCGCGACGCTGACCTCGACGCCCGGACGTTCGAGTGGGTCGGCCCGCGGCCGTGCACCCCGGACGGCCTGCCGCTGATCGGCGCGACCTCGTCCCCGCGCGTCTACGCGGCCGGCGGCCACGGCATGTGGGGCATCACGCTCGGCCCGATCACCGGCCAGCTCCTCGCCGAGACCATCACCACGGGCCGCGCTCCGGCCGAACTGGCGCCCTTCAACCCGCTGCGCTGA